Part of the Streptomyces sp. NBC_01460 genome, GGTGAGCTGCACATCGCGGGGGACGGACTCGCGCGCGGCTACCTCGGACGCCCCGGCCTGACCGCCGGGAGGTTCGTCGCCGATCCGTTCGGGCCCCCGGGAAGCCGCATGTACCGCACGGGCGACCTCGTGCGACGGGACGCCGACGGCCTGCTCACCTACGTCTCCCGCGCCGACGACCAGGTCAAGCTCCACGGCTTCCGCATCGAACTCGGCGAGATAGAGGCGGCGCTGACCGCGCTCGACGGCATCGCCGCCGCCTGCGCCCTCGTCCGCGAGGACCGTCCGGGCGAGCGGCGCCTGGTCGCCTACACCGTCCCCGGCCCGCGGGGCGGAGCCCCGGCGCCCGACGACGGCGAGATACGGGCCCGCCTGGCGTCGGCGCTGCCGCCGTACATGGTGCCCGCCGTCCTCGTCCCCCTCGACGCGCTGCCGCTGACGCCGAACGGCAAGACCGACCGGCGCGCCCTGCCCGTCCCGGAGCGCCCTGCCGCCGGCCGGCCGGGCGGGGAGCCGCGCACCGCGCAGGAACGCGTCGTACGCGACGTGTTCGCCTCGGTCCTGCGCGCCCCCGCCGTACGCACCGACGACGACTTCTTCGCCCTCGGCGGCGACAGCATCCTCTCCATCCAGCTGGTCAGCCGGGTCCGCGAGGCCGGCCTCGGCATCACCCCGCGCGACGTCTTCGTCCACCGCACGCCCGAGGCCATCGCGGCCGCCGCCACCGCGCTCGACCGGGCAGCCGCCCCGCCGGCGGGTCAGGGCACGGGGGAGATGCCGCCGACCCCCATCGCCGCCTGGTTCCTGGAGCGGCCCGGTGCCACGGACGGCTACAACCAGTCCGGGGTGCTGCGCACACCCGCGGGGGCCGACGAGGGCTCGCTCGTCGCCGCGCTCCAACTCCTCATCGACCACCACGACATGCTCCGGCTGCGGGTCACCCGCCCGGTGGAGGGCGGCCCCGTCCTCGAAGCCCTGCCGCCCGGCACCGTGCCGGCCCGCGACCACTTCACCAGGATCGACGTCTCCGGTCTCGGTGCCGACGCCGTCCGCGCCGCGGTCACCGAGGCCGGCGAGGAGTCGCGCAGGCGGCTGCGCCCCGCACAGGGGGATGTCGTCGAGGCCGTCTGGTGCGACGCGGGCCCCCACACCCGCGGGCGGCTGCTGCTGGTCGTGCACCACCTGGCCGTCGACGCGGTCTCCTGGCGTGTCCTCGCCGCCGATCTGGCCGTCGCCTGGCGTGCGGTCACCGGTCCGGCGGTGTCCGGCGGGGGCGTCCCCGCCACGGCGCCGGCCCTGTCCGCCGTCACCACGTCCTACCGGGACTGGGCACTGCTCCTGTCCGCGCAGGCGCGGGAAGCCGGCCGTGAGGCGGAACTCCCGCTGTGGGAGGCGGTGTCGAGGACCCCGGACCCGCAGCTGGGCTACCGGCTGCTCGACCCCCACCTGGACACCGCGGACCGGACGCGCACCCTGACCACGCACCTGCCCGCCGACCTGACGGAGCCGTTGCTCACCAGCGTCCCCGCCGCCTTCCACGCCGGGGTGGACGACGTCCTGCTCACGGCCCTCGCGCTCGCGGTCTGCTCCTGGCGCGCGGAACGCGCCGCCGTGCTCGGCGGATCCCAGCCGGGCACCACCGGCGTGCTCCTCGACCTGGAGGGCCACGGCCGCGAGCAGATCGCGGACCACATCGACCTGACCCGCACGGTCGGCTGGTTCACCAGCCTGTACCCCGTACGGATCGACCCCGGGCCCGTCGACGCGCGCGATCCCCGTCCCTTCGGCCCCGCGCTGGTCGAGCGCGCCCTCAAGCGCGTCAAGGAGCAGCTGCGGGCCGTCCCCGACCACGGTGTCGGCTACGGGATGCTGCGGCACCTCAACCCCGCCACCCGGCCCCGGCTGGCCGGCGCGCCGCAACCCCAGATCGGCTTCAACTACCTGGGCCGGTACGCGGCTTCACCGGAAGGTGAGGGCGCGGACTGGGACGTGGTGCTCGACGGCGGCGGGCCGCGCAGCCAGGACCCGGACATGCCCGTCCACCACGTGCTCGACATCAACGCGCACACCGAGGACCTCCCGGACGGACCACGCCTGGTGACCCGCTGGACCTGGCCCAGCGACCTCCTCAAGGAGGAGGACATGGAGGCGCTGTCCGACGCCTTCACCCGGGCCCTCGGCGCCCTCGCCGAACACACCGGACGACCCGGCGCGGGTGGCTGGACACCGTCCGACCTTCCCCTGGTCTCACTCGACCAGACCCAGATCGACCGACTTCAGACCATGTGGGGTGGACGCAAGTGACAGGCTTCCAACTGGAGGACGTACTGCCGCTGACGCCGTTGCAGTCAGGCATGCTCTTCCACGCGCTGTACGACTCCCGGGCCGTGGACGTCTACACCGCGCAGTTCGTCTTCGACATCGAGGGGTCCGTCGAGGTCCCCGCACTGGAGGCAGCCGTCGCCGGGCTGCTGCGGAGGCACGCCAACCTGCGGGTCGGCTTCCTCCACGAGGGCCTGGACGAGCCCGTGCAGGCCGTCGCCGCGCGGGTCCCGGTGCCGCTGGAGGAGCTGGATCTGAGCGGTGCGGACGGCACGGTACCCCCGGAGGAGCGGCTCACCGCGTTCCTCGCCGCCGACCGCACCCGCCGCTTCGACCTCACCGCTCCGCCGCTGATGCGGTTCACCCTGGTGCGCACCGCGCCGCTGCGTCACCGGCTGGTCATGACGAGCCATCACATCCTGCTCGACGGCTGGTCGATGCCCTTGCTCGTGCGGGAGCTGTTCGAGCTGTACGCACACCACGGCGACGACAGCACCCTGCCGCGCGTCGCCCCGTACCGCACCTACCTCGCCTGGCTGGCGCAGCAGGACCGGGACGCCGCTCTGGACGCCTGGCGCACCGCCCTGGCGGGGATCGAGGCGCCGACCCGGCTCACCGGGCACGGCGGCCCCCACGTGCCCGACTCCGGTGAGCTGCCCGGAACCCTCGTCCTCACCCTGGACGCGGCCACGACACACAGGCTGCGCGAGACGGCCCGCGCCCACCGCCTGACCCTCAACACCCTGGTCCAGGGTGCCTGGGGGCTGCTCCTCTCCCATCTCACCGGGCGCGCCGACGTCGTGTTCGGGACGACCGTGTCCGGCCGGCCGCCCGAGATCCCCGGCGTCGAGTCGATGGTCGGCCTGTTCATCAACACGGTGCCCGTGCGGGTCCGCCCGGAGCCCGGAGACACCCTGTCCGCACTCCTGACCCGGCTCCAGGGGGAGCAGGGGCAGCTCCTCGGCAGCCAGCACGTGGGCCTGACCGAGATACGCGGTGTCACCGGGCTGGACGAACTCTTCGACACACTGGTCGTGTTCGAGAACTACCCGCTGGACGCCGAGGCCCTGCGCACCGCGCAGCAGGGGCTGCCGGGGCTCTCCGTCACGGGGTTCAGCGGCACGGACGCCGCCCACTACCCGCTCACCCTCACCGTGGCCCCGGGCGACACCCTCAGGATCACCTTCGGCTACCGGGCCGCGGTCCTCGGCCGCGACGAGGTGACCCGTACCGCCACCCGCCTGCAGGCTCTGCTGACAGCGATGGCGGAAGGGCTCGACCGCGGGGCCGACGCCTTCCCCGTCCTCCTGGACGGTGAGCGTGACACCCTGATCGCCCAGGGCGTCGGCGCCGAACTCGCCCGCCGCACCGACGACGTGAGCGTTCCGGACGCCGTCGCCCGGCGTGCCGCCCGCCACCCGGACCAGGTGGCGGTGACCGGCGCGGGCGAACACGTGACATATCGTCAACTCAACGACCTTTCCGATGAGCTGTCCCGGGCTCTGACCGGTCTGGGAGTCGGCGCGGAGGACGGCGTCGGCATCCTCATGGGACGCTCGGCAGCGCAGGTCACCACCTCGCTGGCCGTCCTGCGCGCCGGCGCCGCCTATGTGCCGCTCGACCCGAACTGGCCCGTCGAACGGCTCGCCCGCGTCACCGAGGCGATTGCCCCGCGCGCCCTGATCGTCGACGAGTCGACCGGCGCACACCCCTGGGTGCGGCAACTCGGCCCCGAGGTGGCGGTGGTGTGCGTCGACGCCGCCGGGCGGATCCGGAAGGGCGGTCCCGACGCTCCCGGAGCCCTCACCCCCGTCACGGGCGGCGACCGGCTCGCGTACGTGATGTTCACGTCCGGCTCCACCGGCCTGCCCAAGGGCGTGGGCGTCAGCCACGCCGACATCACCGCGCTCGCGGCCGACCGCACCTGGGACGGCGGCGCCGTCGACGCCGTCCTGCTGCACTCGGCGTACGTCTTCGACGCCTCCACCTTCGAGATCTGGGCCCCCCTCCTCAACGGCGGCCGCGTGGTCGTCGCCCCCGAGGGCACCCTCCAGCCGGCCGTGCTCCGCGACCTCGTGGACCGGCACGGTGTGACGGGGGCGTTCCTGACGACGGCCCTGTTCAACGTCTTCGCCGACACCGACCCGGGCGCCCTCGGCCTGCTGCGCCTGGCCGCCACCGGAGGCGAGGCCGCCGCGCCCGGCGTCCTCCAGCGTCTCGCCGCCGACCACCCGGACACCGCGTTCCTGCACGTCTACGGTCCGACGGAGGCCACCACCTTCGCCACCCGTCGCCGTGTCCTGCCCGACGACACCCCAGGTGGCGTGCCCTCCATCGGGCGGCCGCTCGACGGCGTGCGCGCCTACGTCCTGGACGGATCCATGCGGCCGGTGCCGTCCGGGGCCGAGGGCGAGCTGTACGTGGCGGGCCCCGGCGTGGCCCGCGGCTACCTGGGACGCCCGGGCCTCACCGCGACCCGCTTCGTGGCCGACCCGTTCGCGGGCGACGGGGCACGCATGTACCGCACCGGAGACCTCGTGCGCCGGAGCGCCGACGGCAGCCTGTACTACGTGGCCAGGGCCGACCAGCAGATCAAGCTGCGCGGCCACCGCATCGAACCCGCCGAGATCGAGGCGGTGCTCCGCGCCGAGCCGTCCGTGCGGACCGCCTGTGTGCTGGTCCGGGAGGACCTGCCCGGTGAGCGCACCCTCACCGCCTACGTCGTCCCCGCCCCCGGGCACACTCCCGACCCCGAGCTGCTCGCCGCCCATGTGGGCCGCCACCTGCCCGCCTACATGGTGCCGGCCGCCGTACAGCCGCTCGACGCGCTGCCGCTCACCCCCAACGGGAAGCTCGACCGGGCGGCCCTCCCCGCGCCCGCCACCGCACCCTCGGCCGCCCTGCACCGGCTGCCGCGCGACGCGTACGAGGAGATCCTCGCCGGGCTGTTCGCGGAGGTGCTCGGGGTGGCCCGCGTCGGTGTCGACGACAGCTTCTTCGCACTCGGCGGCCACTCCCTCACCGCCACCCGGCTGGCAGGCCGGGTCCGCGCGGCCCTGGGCACCGAGACAGAGATCCGCACCCTCTTCGAGAACCCCACGGTCGCGGCACTCGCCGTCGCCCTCGCGAACACGGAGCGGGCCGCTCGTCCCGCGCTCGTCCCGCAGGAACGCCCTGCCGCGCTCCCCCTGTCCTACGCCCAGCAGCGGCTCTGGTTCCTCCACCGGCTGGAGGGCCCGTCCGCCACGTACAACATCCCCTTCGTCGTGCGCCTGGACGGGCCGCTCGACCCGGAGGCCCTGCGTACGGCGCTCCGCGACGTCGTCGTACGGCACGCGGCCCTGCGCACCGTCTTCCCCGAGCACGACGGCGGTCCGGTCCAGCACATCACCGGTCCGGACGACGTCGACCTCCCGCTCACCGTCGAATCCGTCCGCGAGGACCGGCTCTCCGACCGGATCGCGGAGGCCGCGACCGCGCCCCTCGACATCGAGCACCGCCTCCCGGTCGAAGCGACCCTGCTGCGCCTGGCCGACGACGCGCACGTCCTGGTCCTCGTCGTCCACCACATCGCCGCCGACGGCTCGTCCTTGGCGCCCCTCGCCCACGACCTCGGCGTCGCCTACGGCGCCCGCCTCCGCGCCGAGGACCCCGTGTGGGCCGGACGGCCCGTCGACTACGCCGACCACACCCTCTGGCAGCGCCGCCTGCTCGGCGACGAACAGGACCCGGAGAGCATGGTGGCACGCCAGCTCGCCCACTGGAGGAAGGCGCTGGACGGGCTGCCGCAGATGGTCGACCTGCCGTGGGACCGGCAGCGCCCGGCCGTTCCCCGGCACCTCGGCGCCACCCATGACGTCGCCCTCGACGGCGACACCGCCCGTCAGATCGCCGCCCTCGCCCGTGACCGGGGCTGCAGCGTCTTCATGGTGCTCCAGGCCGCCCTGTCCCTCCTGCTCTCCCGCCACGGCGCGGGCGACGACATCCCCCTGGGCACGGCCGTCGCCGGACGCACCGACGAAGCCGCCTCGGACATCGTCGGACTCTTCGTGAACACGCTCGTGCTCCGCACGGACCTGTCCGGCGACCCGACCTTCCTCGAACTCCTCGACCGGGTGAAGGAGTTCGACCTCTCCGCGTACGCCCACCAGGACGTGCCCTTCGAGCGCCTGGTGGAACTGCTCAACCCTCCGCGTTCGCAGAACCACCATCCGCTCTTCCAGACGATGCTCGTCCTCCAGAACCACACCCCGGCCGCCCCCCTGGACCTCCCCGGACTCACCGCCCGCGGCGTGCCGCTCGACCCCGGGGTCAGCAAGTTCGACCTGTCGTTCACCTTCACCGAGACGTACGACGAGGGCGGCGCGCCCACCGGCATGAGAGCCGCCGTCGACTACGCGACGGAACTCTTCGACCCGGCCACGGTCCACGCCCTCGCCGACCGGCTCGTCCTGCTCCTCACCGAGGTCACGGCCGACCCCGGACGCCCGCTGCGCGCCTACGACGTCCTCACCGCCGGCGAGCGCACCCTCCTCACCGACCGGGGCACCGGACCCGCCGGCGACCTGCCCGGTGCGACCGTCCCCGCTCTCTTCGAGGCGTGGGCGCGGCGTACCCCGGACGCCCCCGCGGTCCGCGACGCCGCCACGACGCTCACCTACGCCGAACTCGACGCCCGCGCCGACCTCCTCGCCCACCACCTCACGGCGATGGGCATCGGCCCCGAGGACCGGGTGGCCGTCGCCCTGCCCCGCACGCACGACCTGGTCGTGACCCTCCTCGGCGTCCTCAAGGCCGGGGCGGCGTACGTGCCGCTCGACCCCGACTACCCGGCCCGGCGCCTGTCCTACATGCTCGACGACGCCCGGCCACGCCTGCTGCTCACGACGCCCGCCGTCCACCGCCGCCTGCCGGTGTCCCAGGTGCCCCACCTGCACGTCGGAGACCTGGGAGCCGTCCCGGCGGCCCCACGGGCCCACCCCGCCCCCGCACTCCGCCCGGCGAACCCGGCGTACGTCATCTACACGTCCGGCTCCACCGGCCGCCCCAAGGGCGTCGTGGTCACCCACCAGGGCGTCGGCGCCATGGTCAGGACCCAGACCGAGCGGCTGCGCGTCGCCCCCGGCAGCCGGGTCCTGCACATGGCCTCCGTCAGCTTCGACGCCGCGTTCTGGGAGCTGTGCATGGGGCTCCTCTCGGGAGCCTGCCTGGAGATCGACGAACGGGACGCCCTGCTGCCCGGCCCCGCCCTCGCGGCCCTGGTCCAGGAACGGGGCATCACGCACCTCACCCTGCCGCCCGCCGTCCTCACGGTGATGCCGCCGGACTCCCTGCCCGCCGGGACGACGATGGTCCTCGCCGGTGAGGCGTGCCCGCCCGCCCTCGTGCGCGACTGGGCGGGGGACCGGTTCCTGGTCAACGCCTACGGCCCGACGGAGACCACCGTCTGCGCCACCATGAGCGGCTTCCAGCACGAGGGCGGGCAGCCCGCCCCCGACCGCACCGTGCCCATCGGGGTCCCCGTCGACGGCACCCGGGTCCACGTCCTGGACCACCGGCTCGCGCCCGTGCCGCCCGGTGTCGTCGGCGAACTGTACGTGTCCGGCGCGGGGGTGGCCCGCGGCTACCACGGCCGGGCGGCCCTGACCGCGTCCCGCTTCGTCGCCGACCCCTTCGACCGCACGGGCGGCCGCATGTACCGCACCGGTGATCTGGTGCGGTGGACCGCCGACGGGGAACTCCTCTACGTCTCCCGCGTCGACGACCAGGTCAAGCTCCGCGGTTTCCGCATCGAACTCGGGGAGATCGAGGCCGCGCTGACCGCCCTGCCCGGCGTCGCGGCGGCCTGTGCCGTCGTCCGCGAGGACAGGCCCGGCGACCGCCGGCTCGTGGCGTACACCGTGGCCGCGGCCGGCGCGGCCGGCCCGTCCGAGACGGAGGCGCGCTCCCACCTCGCCACGCTTCTCCCCGACCACATGGTCCCCGCCGTCTGCGTGCGTCTCGACGCCCTGCCCCTCACGCCCAACGGCAAGACGGACCGGCGCGCCCTCCCCGCGCCCGACCACGTCGCACCGCCCGGAGGGCGCCCGCCCCGCACCGCGCGCGAGCGCGCCCTGTGCGAGGTATTCGCCACGACGCTCGGCGTGCCCGAGGTCGGCGTCACGGACGACTTCTTCGCCCTCGGCGGCCACTCGCTGCTCGCCGTCACCCTGGCCCGGCGCATCGACGAACGCTGCGGCCGGCGCCTCAGCCTCCGGGCCCTCTTCGCGGCACCGACCGTCGAGGGCGTCGACCGCCTCCTTGCGCGCGCCGCCGGGGAGGAGGACCCGGCCCACGACGCCGCGCCCGACCTGGCGGCCGAGGTCCGGCTGCCCGCGGACATCACGAGTACGGGCCGTCCGGGCGCCGGACCGGAGGTCCCGCCTGCCCGCAGAGCCCTCCGACCCGGCGCCCGGCCCTTCCTGACCGGCGCTTCGGGCTTCCTCGGCGCCTTCCTCCTGCGCGACCTCATCGAGACCACCGACGGCCCCGTCGACTGCCTCGTACGGGCCGGGGACGAGCGCCGCGCGGCCCACCGGCTGCGGGCCAACCTGGAGCACTACGGCCTCTGGCGCCCCCGGTACGCAGAGCTGATCCACCCCGTCCCGGGCGACCTCGCCGCCCCGGGTCTGGGGCTGTCACCCGAGACCCGGGCCGCCCTGGTCCGCCGCCTCGGCCCCGTCCTGCACAACGGCGCGCACGTCAACTTCGCCGCCGGGTACGGCGATCTGCGCGCCCC contains:
- a CDS encoding non-ribosomal peptide synthetase, with protein sequence MTGFQLEDVLPLTPLQSGMLFHALYDSRAVDVYTAQFVFDIEGSVEVPALEAAVAGLLRRHANLRVGFLHEGLDEPVQAVAARVPVPLEELDLSGADGTVPPEERLTAFLAADRTRRFDLTAPPLMRFTLVRTAPLRHRLVMTSHHILLDGWSMPLLVRELFELYAHHGDDSTLPRVAPYRTYLAWLAQQDRDAALDAWRTALAGIEAPTRLTGHGGPHVPDSGELPGTLVLTLDAATTHRLRETARAHRLTLNTLVQGAWGLLLSHLTGRADVVFGTTVSGRPPEIPGVESMVGLFINTVPVRVRPEPGDTLSALLTRLQGEQGQLLGSQHVGLTEIRGVTGLDELFDTLVVFENYPLDAEALRTAQQGLPGLSVTGFSGTDAAHYPLTLTVAPGDTLRITFGYRAAVLGRDEVTRTATRLQALLTAMAEGLDRGADAFPVLLDGERDTLIAQGVGAELARRTDDVSVPDAVARRAARHPDQVAVTGAGEHVTYRQLNDLSDELSRALTGLGVGAEDGVGILMGRSAAQVTTSLAVLRAGAAYVPLDPNWPVERLARVTEAIAPRALIVDESTGAHPWVRQLGPEVAVVCVDAAGRIRKGGPDAPGALTPVTGGDRLAYVMFTSGSTGLPKGVGVSHADITALAADRTWDGGAVDAVLLHSAYVFDASTFEIWAPLLNGGRVVVAPEGTLQPAVLRDLVDRHGVTGAFLTTALFNVFADTDPGALGLLRLAATGGEAAAPGVLQRLAADHPDTAFLHVYGPTEATTFATRRRVLPDDTPGGVPSIGRPLDGVRAYVLDGSMRPVPSGAEGELYVAGPGVARGYLGRPGLTATRFVADPFAGDGARMYRTGDLVRRSADGSLYYVARADQQIKLRGHRIEPAEIEAVLRAEPSVRTACVLVREDLPGERTLTAYVVPAPGHTPDPELLAAHVGRHLPAYMVPAAVQPLDALPLTPNGKLDRAALPAPATAPSAALHRLPRDAYEEILAGLFAEVLGVARVGVDDSFFALGGHSLTATRLAGRVRAALGTETEIRTLFENPTVAALAVALANTERAARPALVPQERPAALPLSYAQQRLWFLHRLEGPSATYNIPFVVRLDGPLDPEALRTALRDVVVRHAALRTVFPEHDGGPVQHITGPDDVDLPLTVESVREDRLSDRIAEAATAPLDIEHRLPVEATLLRLADDAHVLVLVVHHIAADGSSLAPLAHDLGVAYGARLRAEDPVWAGRPVDYADHTLWQRRLLGDEQDPESMVARQLAHWRKALDGLPQMVDLPWDRQRPAVPRHLGATHDVALDGDTARQIAALARDRGCSVFMVLQAALSLLLSRHGAGDDIPLGTAVAGRTDEAASDIVGLFVNTLVLRTDLSGDPTFLELLDRVKEFDLSAYAHQDVPFERLVELLNPPRSQNHHPLFQTMLVLQNHTPAAPLDLPGLTARGVPLDPGVSKFDLSFTFTETYDEGGAPTGMRAAVDYATELFDPATVHALADRLVLLLTEVTADPGRPLRAYDVLTAGERTLLTDRGTGPAGDLPGATVPALFEAWARRTPDAPAVRDAATTLTYAELDARADLLAHHLTAMGIGPEDRVAVALPRTHDLVVTLLGVLKAGAAYVPLDPDYPARRLSYMLDDARPRLLLTTPAVHRRLPVSQVPHLHVGDLGAVPAAPRAHPAPALRPANPAYVIYTSGSTGRPKGVVVTHQGVGAMVRTQTERLRVAPGSRVLHMASVSFDAAFWELCMGLLSGACLEIDERDALLPGPALAALVQERGITHLTLPPAVLTVMPPDSLPAGTTMVLAGEACPPALVRDWAGDRFLVNAYGPTETTVCATMSGFQHEGGQPAPDRTVPIGVPVDGTRVHVLDHRLAPVPPGVVGELYVSGAGVARGYHGRAALTASRFVADPFDRTGGRMYRTGDLVRWTADGELLYVSRVDDQVKLRGFRIELGEIEAALTALPGVAAACAVVREDRPGDRRLVAYTVAAAGAAGPSETEARSHLATLLPDHMVPAVCVRLDALPLTPNGKTDRRALPAPDHVAPPGGRPPRTARERALCEVFATTLGVPEVGVTDDFFALGGHSLLAVTLARRIDERCGRRLSLRALFAAPTVEGVDRLLARAAGEEDPAHDAAPDLAAEVRLPADITSTGRPGAGPEVPPARRALRPGARPFLTGASGFLGAFLLRDLIETTDGPVDCLVRAGDERRAAHRLRANLEHYGLWRPRYAELIHPVPGDLAAPGLGLSPETRAALVRRLGPVLHNGAHVNFAAGYGDLRAPNVAGTEELLRLLADSASPGMHHVSTTGVYAPVGGTGDATITEETPTGPPSGLPDGYAQSKWVAEGLVGLARERGLPVTVHRPGRISGDTVTGACQDRDLLWQLIKGCLQAGAVPDLPYGSTDWVPVDHVSAAVVALALTGRDGAATYHLTNPDAPGLERVFEVARRLGHDLRTVPASQWQALVAGQHDNAAQLFLGDEGRTRRDTQDRRRFDSHRTAAAAAALGAHLPPITDDVLTRYLTYFHGTGFLPAPRGARAVR